AAACGAGATACCAGTATTGCGTGCGTAGTGCTTGCCAAGATTTGAGTTACCACCCATTTTTTGGGTCTCCGGCTTGGCTATACTAAGGCGAATTTCAATGTCCGAAAATTTTCCCGGCTCATACTCAACTGGTATGGCGTATGGTTTCTCAAACTCGACGTTCGTAGCTTTTCCATCGCTGTCTGGGCAGCTTGACGGCTCCAAAAGGTACAAAGGATCATTAGGCTTCAAGTCATGTGACGCTTCGACTTTGTTATTGTCTAGATCGAAGTCGACCAAGCTCACATCACGTTTTCTGCCATAGTCATCATTGTCATCCAGGAAGTGCCGATAAATGCGGCAGAGCTCTTCTTGCATTCGAGAAAAGAGCGTCGACGGGCGCTTGAAATCCACTCCATCTAGCTTGGACCATAAGACCAGCGTGCCGCTCCTACCGATCTTTCCTCCAACCGCTTCGACGATCTCCTTGGGAAGGTCCGTCTCTTCAACGCTTTTAAGATACTGCTGTCTGCCTTCCTTGACTTCCGGTAGATCAAGATACGTCTTGTTAACCGACCCATTTTGCCAAGAATAAACCTCAACAAGCTCCGCCTGCGAAAGAGACGAACCTTTAAGTCCAAAGCCAAAACGTCCGAGACCATCTCGGGTATCTAGTCGAGTGCCCCAACCTAGTGATAGACAGCGTCCCAACTCATCCGGTGTCATCCCCTGCCCATCATCCAAAACCGCTATTTTTTGAACTCGGTAGACCGTACGCTTTGCTACAGGCTCTCTGGCTGACAGCGTAACTATGGTTATCTTTTTTGCCTCGGCCTCGATCGAGTTATCAACCAATTCAGCTACAGCAGTAGCTGTGTTTCGATAGCCAACTTGGCGCAATGCGTTCAGCGC
The Roseinatronobacter monicus DNA segment above includes these coding regions:
- a CDS encoding ATP-binding protein, coding for MNKQDKPVQIVDAYLALNALRQVGYRNTATAVAELVDNSIEAEAKKITIVTLSAREPVAKRTVYRVQKIAVLDDGQGMTPDELGRCLSLGWGTRLDTRDGLGRFGFGLKGSSLSQAELVEVYSWQNGSVNKTYLDLPEVKEGRQQYLKSVEETDLPKEIVEAVGGKIGRSGTLVLWSKLDGVDFKRPSTLFSRMQEELCRIYRHFLDDNDDYGRKRDVSLVDFDLDNNKVEASHDLKPNDPLYLLEPSSCPDSDGKATNVEFEKPYAIPVEYEPGKFSDIEIRLSIAKPETQKMGGNSNLGKHYARNTGISFVRAGREIDFGSFGFLDSDTRQRWWGVEVRFKPVLDELFGVTNNKQHIRGFKKLDPKHDVEQIEALNEAAEDPENSGHYKSSLHLELNRNLTVKINAMLDLIKTRKEGSSADPFKAKPDPVSEKVNKDVAEDHTETSSDKEAEAKSEQEKLAERTKYVLETRPELSEEDAQAFAKATIDYKVDLNKGSWPGTMFLDLQFVANAAVGVINTRSPYYEKLWRHVEDSGDDRALSALEVYTMAYVRTEDEFRKTLDGDTFEKFRDRWGYWVSKLLENIDN